Proteins encoded by one window of Melanotaenia boesemani isolate fMelBoe1 chromosome 10, fMelBoe1.pri, whole genome shotgun sequence:
- the cers3b gene encoding ceramide synthase 2, giving the protein MLQTVSEWLWWERLWLPVNVSWSDLLDKEDRVYAKASQLYAALPCALCLLLVRYLFERYVATLLANAWGIKDRVRLSAEHNPVLEKYFCSQTRNPAQADVSSLCKKTGWTERRVEVWFRRRRNQERPGLRKRFFEASWRCVFYFFAFFGGILALYDKPWFYNLKEVWAGFPKQSVLPSQYWYYILEMGFYLSLLLSLTFDVKRKDFKEQVIHHIATLTLLSFSWISNYIRIGTLVMAVHDASDILLEGAKVFNYGKWHQTSNSMFVVFTAVFMVTRLVIFPFWLIHCTWVYPLERFPPFFGYYFFNAMLLVLQILHIYWAFLISRMVYKFLFSKLEGDDRSDEDEDDSDMPKEKNHKLSHRNGSGIRGRANGH; this is encoded by the exons ATGTTGCAGACAGTCAGTGAGTGGCTGTGGTGGGAACGTTTGTGGCTGCCAGTAAATGTCTCCTGGTCAGATCTTTTGGACAAAGAAGATCGCGTCTACGCTAAAGCCTCTCAACTTTATGCCGCACTTCCCTGCGCCCTCTGCCTACTTCTAGTCCGATACCTCTTTGAAAG ATACGTGGCCACCCTGCTGGCTAATGCTTGGGGGATCAAGGACAGGGTACGCCTCTCAGCCGAACACAACCCTGTCCTAGAAAAGTACTTCTGCAGCCAAACAAGGAATCCAGCACAG GCTGATGTGAGCTCTTTGTGTAAGAAGACAGGATGGACAGAAAGGAGAGTCGAAGTGTGGTTTAGGAGAAGGAGGAACCAAGAACGACCAGGGCTTCGGAAGAGATTCTTTGaagccag CTGgagatgtgttttttatttttttgcattttttggtGGAATTTTGGCCCTTTATGAT AAACCTTGGTTTTATAATCTGAAGGAGGTTTGGGCAGGATTTCCTAAACAG TCTGTGCTGCCGTCACAGTACTGGTACTACATTTTGGAAATGGGCTTCTACCTTTCTCTTCTACTCAGCCTTACATTTGATGTGAAGCGGAAA GACTTCAAAGAGCAGGTGATTCATCATATAGCCACACTGACTCTTCTAAGTTTCTCCTGGATTTCAAACTATATTCGTATTGGAACCCTTGTGATGGCGGTTCATGACGCTTCTGACATACTGCTTGAG GGTGCAAAGGTATTTAACTACGGCAAGTGGCACCAGACTTCTAACTccatgtttgtggtttttacgGCTGTCTTTATGGTGACAAGActtgttatttttcctttctg GCTTATTCATTGTACATGGGTGTACCCACTGGAACGGTTTCCCCCCTTCTTTGGCTACTATTTCTTCAATGCCATGTTGTTAGTTCTACAGATTCTCCATATCTACTGGGCGTTTCTTATATCACGAATGGTTTATAAGTTTCTCTTCAGTAAG CTGGAAGGCGATGACCGGAGTGATGAAGACGAGGATGATAGTGACATGCCTAAGGAAAAAAACCACAAGCTTAGTCACAGAAATGGCTCTGGTATCAGAGGTCGGGCTAATGGTCACTGA